The genome window ATGCCGTTGACCGAGTTGTGATTGTCGAACGTCAGCAGGTAGTGACCGCCAGGCTCGAACGGGTACGACTCGCCGACCAGCTTCAGCGCGCCGCTGGCATTCAGCGTGAAGATGACGAGGTATTCGTCCGGTGACGCGTTGAAGTAGTCCAGTACGTACTGGCGCGCGTGTTCGTCGAGCTGCGTGCTTGCGGCCGAGGTTGGGTTAGCCGAATGCGGGTTGCCGAATATGCCCCTGCGCAGCATGTCCATGTGGGCCGACAACTGCGAGTCGGCATACAGGCCGCCGCCGGTGTAGTCGAGGTAGACCTGCTGCTGTGCGTCCAATCGCCCGTACTCGGTGCGGCGCAAGGCCTCGAGCGCTGGTGCGTCGTACTCAGGACATCGGTCTTCAAACTCGTGGCGCGCTTCCGCGTATGCATCAGTTACGGTAAACATCAGTAAACCTGCCGCCATATTGCGCTGGCATCAAGAAACGTATGTTATCAGGAGCGATCTCGCTCCATGTGCCAATTTGAGTAGATTCTACCGCACGCGGAAGACCGGCGCACGTCGCGGCTTTGGCGGTCGAGTCGTGGGGCTAGAACGCGTTCGCGGCGTCCAGAATGCCGCTGAGCGGCGTGCCTCGTCCGTCGTCCCATGAGCGTGCAAAGGCGTCGGGCGGGACAACTGCCTTCAGCTCTGCCAGCAGCGCGGCGTGATCCTGCGCGTCCATGCCCTCGACTGGCGCGTTCTTGGCGGCGCGCAGGCCGTCGGCCGCCCCAAGCAGGTAGACCGCGCGCAGTCGATCGCCGCGGTGCAGCGCGATCCCTGCCAGTTTCTCGATGCACATGGCGACTCCGCGCTCGTCGTCCAATGCGGCGCTGGCGTTCAGGCTTCGTCGTACGTAGTCGAGAGCCGAGTCGAGATCGCCAGTGGCAAGGCACGCGTGTCCCATATTGTCGAGCACGTGCGCGTCCAGCCACAGGTTGCCGATCCCGCTGCTGATAGACAAGGCCCGTTCGAAATAGCGCATGGCCGTGTCGTACTGGCCCCTGACTGCGTGCGACCTCGCCCAATCCGTTGAGCAAGCTGGACTCTTCCCACGGGATATCGACGGACTGCGCCGCCGCCATGCCTTGTTCGAAGTACGTATTCGCCTCGGCGAAGCGACCCATCCCGCCGGACATCATCCCGAGTGACGTGCAGGCAAATGCGATCTCGCGCGGGCTGTTGGCCAGCTCGGCCGTGCGCAGCGCATCGCCCGCGTAGGCTCCGATCGACGGGTAGTCGCCGGCGAAGTACGAGAGGATCGCCGCGCCATTCAACATGCGTGCGCGTCCGGCCAACAGGTCTGGGTCGCCGGCTGGTGCGCGCAGGACTTCGCCGACGTAGGCGAGGCCGGTCACGAGGTGGTTGCGATATACCCAGTAGTGAATGAGCGCGCCGGCGAGCGTCAATGCCTGTGACCATGACTGCGACTGGATGAATCGGTCCAGCGCCGCATGCAGGTTGCCGTGTTCGGCCTCGAAGCGGGCGAGTCCGTCGACTTGCCCATCGCGCCAAACGGCATGCTCGTGATGCTGCGCATAGTCGAGGTAATAGTCCGCGTGCCGGTTGCGCGTGCGTTCACTTTCGCCGTGCGCGCTCATCTCCAACTGCGCGAACTGGCGAACGATCTCAAGCAGGCGATAGCGCGCAGACTCCGTATTCGCGCCTGCGCGCGCCACGAGGTTCATGGCGACCAAGTTGGCGGTCGCGAAGGCGATGTCGCGCGGGTACTCCGCGATACCC of Candidatus Flexicrinis affinis contains these proteins:
- a CDS encoding XRE family transcriptional regulator, whose protein sequence is MENNRTFGQWLKSQRRIADLTQQALADRVNCSVETIYKIEADHRRPSEQIARLIAAVFGVTGPELHAFVRFARSGQPLSNRSFEASAPWRSEFIPPHNLPRQLTSFVGREKEMSDVVTLLRREDVQMVTLLGPPGIGKTRLSIEVGQRALLDFPDGVFMVELAQITQPDRVVPQIARTLDIALTGHKKAQDSLHRYLYSRRTLLILDNFEQIEDGALIIHALLVACPLVHVIVTSRSPLRIRGEHRYPLRPLDLPARANDLAPAHLGGYSAIALFVERAQAAQPEFTLNAQNGTEIAALCARLDGLPLAIEIVAVQAMALAPRDILERWSPVAVLHSPGMVDSDPRHQSLNNAIRWSYERLDGVDQALLRQMGFFVDGWTLDAAQGIAEYPRDIAFATANLVAMNLVARAGANTESARYRLLEIVRQFAQLEMSAHGESERTRNRHADYYLDYAQHHEHAVWRDGQVDGLARFEAEHGNLHAALDRFIQSQSWSQALTLAGALIHYWVYRNHLVTGLAYVGEVLRAPAGDPDLLAGRARMLNGAAILSYFAGDYPSIGAYAGDALRTAELANSPREIAFACTSLGMMSGGMGRFAEANTYFEQGMAAAQSVDIPWEESSLLNGLGEVARSQGPVRHGHALFRTGLVYQQRDRQPVAGRARARQYGTRVPCHWRSRLGSRLRTTKPERQRRIGRRARSRHVHRETGRDRAAPRRSTARGLPAWGGRRPARRQERASRGHGRAGSRRAAGRAEGSCPARRLCTLMGRRTRHAAQRHSGRRERVLAPRLDRQSRDVRRSSACGRIYSNWHMERDRS